The window CGCCAGTGCGGCCACGAGCACCTTGTGGCGCCAGGACACGGTCGTTCGCTCGGTGCTTTGCGGGGTCTGCCGTGGACTCATGGAGGAACTCTCCTGTGGGGGGACGGGCCGTCGGGAGTGTGGGGACGACGGCATGCGGTCTGTCCGCCGGAGGGCGGGCTGTGGGAGGCAGAGGGTTGCGTTCGCATCGCCTCGCGGGCGGGGTGCGGTCTTGAGGGCCGGGGTCCCGAGGGGTGCGTCAGCTGGGGCCTCGTACGGTTGGCCCGCGTCGGGGTGGTTCAGGTGCCGAGCTTTCCGACGCCCGCTCCGGCCCGTACGAGCGAGGGGACGTCGGCCGCCGGGTCCAGCGTGTACGGGTAGTAGGTGCGCGGTTCGACGACCGTGCCGTTGGTCTCGCACGGACCGGAGCCGGTGAAGACGTTGTTGCGCTGCACCAGCCGGCCGGGGCCGGACGCGTCGTACCCACTGGCGGAGTAGCAGGGGTGGGGAGCGCTCTCGAAGTGGTTGCCCTCGACCAGGACGCCCGCGTTCATGGTGGACGCGACGCCGTACAGGGCGTTCCCCTTGAAGTAGTTGTTGTAGACGTGCACCGGTTCACCGAACCGCACCCGTGGATGCCGCTGCCGGGAGCCGTCGAAGAAGTTGTGGTGGATGGAGACCTTCAACTTCCCCGCGTCCTGGCTGCCGTTGCCGTCCGAGTGCCCGAGGAGCATGCTCTTGTCGGTCTTGTTGAACCAGTTCCACGACACGGTGACGTACTGGGAACCGCGGACGACGTCGATCGCCCCGTCGAGGGGCGCGACGAACTCGTTGTGGTCGATCCAGATGTGGTGCGACTCCTGGCCCACGTTCACGGCATCGTCCTCGGCGGCCGTGAACCTGATGTTCCGCACGATGACGTTGTAGGAACGGTAGAAGTCCAGTCCGCCGCCGTTGATGACGGCCGAGGAACCGACTCCGATGATGGTCTTGTTCGGGCGCACACCCTGCTTGCTGGTGATGTCGATGGTGCCCTGGACCCGGATGACCAGCGGGCCTGTGGTGTCGATGTGTTCGAGGAACTGCTGGGTGGTGGTGGCGGTCACGGTCGGCCCTGCGGCTCCGCCGGTGGTGCCGTTCTGGCCGAGTGCGTCGACCGCGGCGAAGCCGGTGGGGTTCGCCTCCGCGAGGGGTGCCGACGTCCCGGCGGCGGCGCTGCCGCTGCCGGCCGGGACTGCCGTGGCGCCGAGCAGCAGGGCGAGCAGGAGTACGGGAACAGCGCGCGGGACGCGTAAAGACGACCTCATGTGGTTCCTCCCCGGGCGAGTGGGCGGATCTTCCTGGCCGTACAGGAACGTGAACTCGTGCAGGAACGTGCACCGGAAGGGAGAAAGCGCTTTCTGATTCCCGAATGCTAAGCATGTGTTCTGGGCATGTCAACGAGATCGCGGGCTCCGCTTCGACACCCTTCCCGTCGCGTCGCGCACCCCCTGACACACAGTCAGGACATGCGCTGCCACAGGGCGATGAACTTTGGAGGAGGCCGCACTTCGGGACCCGACGACCTGCCACCGCCCACGACGGCACACCGCGACGCCGAATGATGCTGCATCAAGCCAAAGTGATCCGAGTTCAGTCGGCCGACTTCCGGGATCGATGCGTCGCTCATATCCTCGTGCGCCAATGATTACCGGCGGTAAGGGGCAGCGATGAGCGGCACCACACGCAGAGGTTTCCTGGGCACGGCCGCGGCCGCCGGCGGGGTCGCCCTCGGAAGCCCCCAGCAGGCCGCGGCGGCTCAGGACGCAGCCGCCCCGCAGACCGTGGCCGTACTGGGCGGGGGTGTCGCCGGGCTCACGGCCGCGCACGAACTCGCCGAACGCGGCTTCCGCGTCACCGTCTACGAGCGCAAGGCACTGGGCGGCAAGGCCCGCAGCATGGACGTACCGGACAGCGCCACGGGCGGCCGCGACCCCCTGCCCGGGGAGCACGGTTTCCGCTTCATCCCGGGCATCTATCACAACCTGCCCGACACCATGCGGCGCATCCCCTTCCCCGGCAACCCGGGCGGCGTCCACGACAACCTCGTCGCCCCCAAGGAGATGCTGTTCGCCCGCTCCGGCGGCCGCGAGGACATCCGCATCCCGCTGCCCTGGCCCGGCAGCACACCGGCCGAACTGACCCCGGACGAGATCCGCCGCGCCCTGACCGCGGTCCTGGACACCGCCTTCAACCTGCCCCTCCACGAGGCCCTCTACTTCGCCAACCGCTTCCTCGTCTTCCTCACCAGCTGCGACGAACGCCGCGACGAGGTCTGGGAGCGGATGCCGTGGTGGGAGTTCGTACGGGCCGGCCGGATGTCGTACGACTACCAGCGCATCCTCGCCGTCGGCATCACCCGCAACATCGTGGCCACCAAGGCGGAGGAGGCCAGCACCCGCACGGTGGCCACCCTGCTGGAGGCCTTCGCGTTCAACGTGCTCGGACGGGGCGCGGACGGTCCGCTGGACCGGATCCTCAACGCGCCCACCAACGAGGCCTGGATCGACCCCTGGGTGACGTATCTCAGGTCGCTCGGCGTCGAGTTCGAAGTCGGCTGGACCGTACAGAACCTGCCCATGGACGCGGGCCGCATCGCCGGGGCCGTCATGGAGGGCCCCGGCGGGGTCCGCCGAACCGTCGCAGCCGACCACTATGTCTCCGCCATGCCGGTCGAGCACGCCCGCCGCACCTGGAACGCCGCCGTACGGGCCGCCGATCCCCAACTCGCCGAGTGCGACCTGCTGGAGACGGACTGGATGACCGGCATCCAGTTCTACCTGACCGAACGCACGCCGATCCTGCACGGCCATCTCGACCTCATCGACTCTCCCTGGTCCCTGACCGCCATCGCCCAGGCCCAGCACTGGCCGGGCCACGACTTCCCCGCCGACTTCGGCGACGGCACGGTCGCGGACTGCCTGTCGGTGGACGTCTCCGAATGGGACCGGCCGGGCATCCTCTATGGCAAGACGGCCAAGCAGTGCACGCGTGCCGAAGTCGCCCGCGAGGTCTGGGCGCAGTTGAAGGCGGCACTGAACGACAGCGGGCGTACGGTACTCAAGGACTCCGTGCTGCACTCCTGGTTCCTCGACCCGGCCGTGGACGGACTGGGCACCCCGAACCCGGTCAACGACGAACAGTTGCTCATCCACCCGACGGGGACCTTCCACCACCGCCCCCGGTCAACCACGAAGATCCCGAACCTCTTCCTGGCCGGCGACTACGTGGCCGTCCCCATCGATCTGGCCACCATGGAGGGCGCCAACACCTCGGCCCGGCAGGCCGTCAACGCCCTGCTGGACCAGGCCGGTTCGGATGCCGAGCGATGCACCGTCACCCCGCTGTACCGGGCCCCCGAGTTCGAGGCCCTCAAACGCCACGACCGCACCCGCTACCGCCTCCGGCTGCCGAACCTCTTCGATGTCGGATGAGGTCGCAGGGGGCACACGGGGCGGACGGGGCCAGGGCCGGCGGCTGAGGCGTACCGGCCACGTACGCCGGACCGCCGCCGCCCTGTCAGTGACGTTGCCTCAGCACTCACCCCGCCACTTCACGCTGCCGATCGTCGCGTAGATGATGTTCGCCTTGTACTCGCCGGGACCCGGGTTGTAGTGCAGGCAGATGCGACGGACCGACGTGGTGTAGCCGTACACCAGGTCGATGTGGTCTCCCCCGGGATACACATAGCCGTTGTTGAACACGGAACCGACGCTGTGGATCTCGCCCGACCAGTCGCCGGCGGTCTTCATCAGCAGGGTGCCGCGTTGGTCCGGTTCGGAGTAGGCGCAGAAGTATCCCTTCGGGCAGCCGGGCGGGTTGGCCTCGGCGGAGGCCGTCGGGGCGATGCTCATCACTCCTGCGAGGGCGGCTGCTCCGGCCAGCGCACTCAGAACGCGCTTGCGCACAGTGGTTTCCTCTCGTCGGTCGTCGGGCGGTCGCGTGCGGTGGTTCAGCAGAGGGGCACACCGGGCAGCTTGTTGTCCGGCGAGCTCATGTAGATGTTGGTGACATAACCACCGTAAAGGGGCAGGTACGCCCACCAGTCGTTCGTGTAGGGCGGCACGGTGACCTGCTGTCCCCGCTTCTGGCAGCCGACCTGTACCTCCACCCCCGCGGGAAGGGTCGTGAGTGCCTTCGAGGCGGTCGTCGCGTCGGCGCGGACCTGCACCTGCGATCCCCAGGTGCCGAACCATGTGCCGGTCCGCTGCACCGCGCCGGGCACGTTCAGGGAACGTACGAGCCGGTTGGTGTCAGTGTACGCGGCGCCGAATGAGGCGGCCTGCGGGTGCAGGGTGAACACGGCGACGATCGAGCGGTCGCCGGGTCCCGTGGTGCCGGTGCTGTGCAGTGCCGGTCGCGAGAGGTTGACATCGGACGCCTCGGCGGGGATCGATCGCCGGGCGGCCGTGGTCGCGGTCGTGTTGCTGCAGTCGCTCGTGTCGCCGAAGCCGGACCAGCCCTGTTTGACCGCCCAGGGAGCCTGGAACGACGCCGGGATGCCGAACCGCTGGTCGAAGCCGTCCTTGCCGCACCGGGTCGAGGCACGCAGGTTGCTCATGACGATCTCGCGCAGGGCGGCCGGGGCGCGGTCCAGGATCCAGCGGTAGATCCGCACGGTGTCGGCCGCGGACAGTGCCGTGTAACCCCAGTACCCGGAGTAGCCGGCGGGCGGGCCGTCCGTGTCCTCCAGTTCCAGATGGGAGGACATGCGGTCGATGATCGCCGAGCCGCCGTTGTTGGACCAGTAGTGGTTGGCGGCGTCGTCGTTGCTGGCACGCAGCATCGAGTCGAGCCGGGACCGGTCGTCCGCCGGCAGGCTGTAGGACGGACCTCGGTCCCACAGGTGGTCGAGCGCGATGAGCAGTTTGACCACCGACGCGGCACGGAACTGCATGTGCGCGTTGTGCTGTTCGGTGAAGGTCCCGGTCTCGCGGTCGTAGACGGCGACGCCCGCGCTCACGCCTGCCGGAATCTCCGGTGCGGCCGCCTCCGTGCTCGTGGCACGCGCCGGTGGGGTGGCGGTCGCGAGCAGAACCATCGCGAGGACGAACCATCCCAGGGCTAACACGACCTTGCCTCGTGCCGTCGTGTGCATCAAGAGTCTCCTGGTCGAGAGTGGCGGCGAACCGCACGGCTTCCCTGGACGTGCGACGACGGCGGCACTGGCGGCGTCCACGACGTGACCCGCAGCAGGGCCGCTCCCTTGCCGGACGTCGGACAGAGGCAGCTGCCCCGCAGCGCCCTTGCCCGCGATCGCGATGCTTCCCGATACTCAGCCGCGGCAACAGCTTTTTCGGTCCTGCCCGAAAAGCCCGGTGCACGGCCTGTCCACCCGGTGCACGTCCGAGGGGACGTCGGCCCGGTCGAACACCGCCACCACTCTTCACCAGGGTCCGCCGCAGCGGCAGCGCGAGGGAGGGCCGGTCAGCCCAGTACCTCGCGCAGCAGCCGTGCGTTCTTCACCACCTGACTCGATCCGGTGCGCCCCGCGGCCGCTGTGACCTCGGGTATCTCGCCCTTCGCCGCGCAGTGGGAGGCGCAGTCGACGCCGAGGGCGAGGAGGGCTCCGGCGCTCCGGACCACGGGGTCGCGCAGCAGGTGGGGCAGGAGGGCTTCGAGCAGGGACCAGACGGTGGCGTACGCGCCCGTGTCGGCTGCCGTCCGCAGGGAGGCGGTCACACGGTTCGCCTCGATCCGCTTGCCGCGCAGCATCTCGGCCAACTGCCGTCCGAGCAGGCCGGTGTTCAGCTGTCCCCGCGCGGCGAGCACGAGCAGCGCGTCCACCGCCGCGTCACGTTCGCCCTGCTGGTCGTAGGTGAGGGTGTAGGCCACTGCCAGGTGCAGCGCGAATCCCGCCGGGCCGCCGGACTCCGCGGCGAAGGGCAGGGCGTGGGCCCAGCCCCGCATGGACACGCGGTACCCGAAGTAGTCGCGGACCATCACGAGTTCGCGGTGGTGCGGCAACTGGGCCAGCCAGAAGGGGGCCATCGGGTTGTGGAGGACGCTGTCCTGCGGCCCGATCAGGGTCGCGGCGGCCGGGAGCAGCGGGACGCCGGGGGCCGGCTCGGGGGGCAGGTGGCTCAGCCATTCCGTCGGATGCTTGTGCGATTGGGCGTCGGGCCAGCCCGCGTGGCCGGAATCCCGGTGCGGCAGACCGCCCTCGCGCAGCCACTGCGCCAGCCGATGCCCGGCGTCGGACCCGAGCTGCCCGGCCGCGCCCAGTGCTCTCTCGTCGGCGACCGTGAGCAGCGCTGTCGCCGCAGCGGTCGGCGCGGTCAGGAACCCGCTTAGGTGTCACCCAGGCGGCGGCGTTCGCTGTGATCTGGATGGTCGCCGAGGTGCCCGGGGCGCCGACCAGCAGCCATGCTGCTGCGGTGAGCAGACGGCGGTGCGGTGGTTTTCTTGCCTGCTGGGCAAAGAGCCGCATCCCGCGCGCTCGTGTGTGGCAGGTTGTACCCCAGCCGGACCCGTCACTTCCCCCCGTAGTGGCGGGCCCGGCCTCCTTGTGCCCGGTGGGGCCCCGAACCGGTCACTCCTTGCTCGCGTTCTCGTCGCGGTCGGGAGTGGGAGGCCAGGTGGGGCGGTGGGCCGCGGGCAGGTCCAGCAGAGCCATGCCGACCGTCCGCCGGACGGGCAACAGATCCGTGCTGCCCGTCTGCACCAGCAGCTCCTTGAGCCGGCGTCCCGCCCCGGCCAGAATGAGCATGCCGTCCCGGCGTTTCAGCAGCCACCGGATCGCGAGCAGGCAGTTCAGCCCGCGGGAGTCGCAGAAGACGAGGGCGGTCACATCGAGCACCAGGTGCTGATGTCCGGCATCGACACTGGCGGCGAGGGTGCCCAGGAAGTAGTCCTCACAACTCTGGTCGAGTTCGCCGCTGACCCGCAGCACAGCGCAGTGCTCGCAGTCCGTGATCTCGCTGATGGTCAGGCGGTGGGTCTGCGTGGACATCACACCTCCATCCGGTCATCGCGCGGAGGTTCATCCCCGTCAACCCCGCACGTCGCGCCCCTCCGGACCAGGAGAGCGCTGCGAGCGATCCCTCTCGGATCCCTCGTGCGCCGCCCGGCTCCAGTGCTCCGGGCGTCCGGTGACACGACACCCGTAAGGGTGCGTGTGCCCCGCATTCGAGCGGGCAATGGGGCAGGACGAAACTCCCCGTGAATCCCGGACACGCTGTCCGCGGTACGTCCACGAAGGCCGTGCCCCGCACTGGGGGAAGGCCGTGGCCGCCGCGCGGGACCTCACGGCGGCTGCGGGGCTCTCTTGCGCGCCGGTCCGACGGTGCCGGCCGCGGCGGCCCTGAGGAGACGGCGGAAGGTGGAGCACTCGGCGTGGCTCGGAGCGGGGCAGGCCGCGGCGTGCCTCAGGGAGTCACGCAGGACGCCGAGCTCGTGGATCGTCCGGTCCAGCTCGTCCGCCCTGGCGACCAGCAACTGCCGGTCGATGCGCGGCTGTCCGTCCGGCGCGAACATGCCGGCGATCTCGTCGAGCGAGAACCCGGCTGTGCGCCCCAACGCGATCAGCGCCAGGCGCTCCAGCACACCGGGGTCGTACTGGCGGCGCAGGCCCCGTCTGCCGACCGGGCTGATCAGGCCCTTCTCCTCGTAGTACCGCAGCGTCGAGGCGGGAACCCCGGCGCGGTGTGCCACCTCGGCGATGTCCAGCTCTGTCATCCTCTTGACCTCAAGTCGGCTTCAAGTAGCACGGTGTCACCTCCGCCCGGCCACGGCAACCACAGGGGACGAATCATGGACATCACGCGCAGGAACGACGACGAGCAGGCGGCCCGCTGGAACGGTCCCGCCGGCCATGCCTGGGTCGAGTCGCAGGCCGTACTGGACGAACTGTTCAGGCCCTTCGAGGACCTGCTGGTCGAGGCTGTCGTCGCCGAGCACGGGAGCCAGGTGCTCGACGTCGGCTGCGGCACCGGCAGCACCACGCTCGCCGTCGCGCGGCGAACAGGCGCGCGAGGGCGCTGTGTCGGCGTCGATGTGTCCGAGCCGATGGTCACCGCTGCCCGGGCGCGCGCCGATCGGGAGGGCGCACAGGCCTCCTTCGTTCTCGCCGACGCCGAGGACCACGCGTTCGAGCCCGCAAGCTTCGACATGGTGATCTCGCGCTTCGGTGTCATGTTCTTCAAGGACTCCGTCCGGGCCTTCGCCAACCTGCGGCGGGCGGCGCGGGACGGTGCCAAGCTCAGGTTCATCACGTGGCGCGCCCCTGCGGAGAATCCGTTCATGACGACGGCCGAACGCGCCGCGGCGCCCTTCATGCCGAGTCTTCCCGCCCGCCGCCCGGACGAGCCGGGCCAGTTCGCGTTCGCCGATCCGGACCGGGTCCGCGGCATCCTGGAGGAGAGCGGCTGGACCGGGGGCGACCTGCGGCCGGTCGACGTGCCGTGCGTTCTGCCCGAGAGCGAGCTGGTGCGGTACTTCACACGGCTCGGCCCGCTCGGCCTGGTCCTGCGCGAGGCGGACGAGTCCACCCGTGAACGTGTCGTCGCAACGGTCCGCGCCGCGTTCGACCCGTATGTGCACGGTGCGGAGGTCCGCTTCACGGCGGCCTGCTGGACTGTCGGCGCCCAGGCATAGGCACGGTCCCGCCGAGCGCCCCGGGCCGAGACCGCAACTTCGCCGGCGACGAGGCGCCGCTCCGCGAGGTCGCGGATGAATGCGCCGGCCCGGGCGGGCAAGGGCGGCGCACGCGACGGCAGGACGGTCCGAGGCGGTCGGCGCTGCGCCGGCCGCGTGATCGACGACTGGGCAACAGTCGCTCCGCACACCTGGAGTCGGCAGGGCGGGGGTGTGAGGCTGGGGCGCATGAAGTCTCGCACCGCCTTGCCTGCCCTCGCTGTCTGCGCCGTCTGTGTCGTCCTCGCCCCGCTCGGCGGATGCGGCAGTGACGACGCGGGCCGGGAACCGTCACCTTCCGGTGGCGCGCCCTCGTCCGCCGGGGTCCCCAGCCCTCCGGCGGAGAGCAGGCGGCCGGTGTCCGGGGACGGTTCGAAGGACCCCGACGACATCAACGGAGACGGGTTCCGCGACCTCGTGGTGTCCGTGTCCCTCGGCAAGGACCCGAACAATCCCGGCGGCGACGACCGGGTCGGGGTGGTCCACGGATCGGCCGAGGGGCTCGATCCCTCGACACGCACCGTGTACGGGCGCCGCGACCTGGGCCTGCCCGAGCCTCCCGAGAACCCGGACGCCACCACGAGCGGCGACCATGTGGCCGCGGAGTCGGTGGTCACCGCCGACCTGGACG of the Streptomyces aurantiacus genome contains:
- a CDS encoding pectate lyase family protein produces the protein MRSSLRVPRAVPVLLLALLLGATAVPAGSGSAAAGTSAPLAEANPTGFAAVDALGQNGTTGGAAGPTVTATTTQQFLEHIDTTGPLVIRVQGTIDITSKQGVRPNKTIIGVGSSAVINGGGLDFYRSYNVIVRNIRFTAAEDDAVNVGQESHHIWIDHNEFVAPLDGAIDVVRGSQYVTVSWNWFNKTDKSMLLGHSDGNGSQDAGKLKVSIHHNFFDGSRQRHPRVRFGEPVHVYNNYFKGNALYGVASTMNAGVLVEGNHFESAPHPCYSASGYDASGPGRLVQRNNVFTGSGPCETNGTVVEPRTYYPYTLDPAADVPSLVRAGAGVGKLGT
- a CDS encoding hydroxysqualene dehydroxylase, with protein sequence MSGTTRRGFLGTAAAAGGVALGSPQQAAAAQDAAAPQTVAVLGGGVAGLTAAHELAERGFRVTVYERKALGGKARSMDVPDSATGGRDPLPGEHGFRFIPGIYHNLPDTMRRIPFPGNPGGVHDNLVAPKEMLFARSGGREDIRIPLPWPGSTPAELTPDEIRRALTAVLDTAFNLPLHEALYFANRFLVFLTSCDERRDEVWERMPWWEFVRAGRMSYDYQRILAVGITRNIVATKAEEASTRTVATLLEAFAFNVLGRGADGPLDRILNAPTNEAWIDPWVTYLRSLGVEFEVGWTVQNLPMDAGRIAGAVMEGPGGVRRTVAADHYVSAMPVEHARRTWNAAVRAADPQLAECDLLETDWMTGIQFYLTERTPILHGHLDLIDSPWSLTAIAQAQHWPGHDFPADFGDGTVADCLSVDVSEWDRPGILYGKTAKQCTRAEVAREVWAQLKAALNDSGRTVLKDSVLHSWFLDPAVDGLGTPNPVNDEQLLIHPTGTFHHRPRSTTKIPNLFLAGDYVAVPIDLATMEGANTSARQAVNALLDQAGSDAERCTVTPLYRAPEFEALKRHDRTRYRLRLPNLFDVG
- a CDS encoding STAS domain-containing protein, with protein sequence MSTQTHRLTISEITDCEHCAVLRVSGELDQSCEDYFLGTLAASVDAGHQHLVLDVTALVFCDSRGLNCLLAIRWLLKRRDGMLILAGAGRRLKELLVQTGSTDLLPVRRTVGMALLDLPAAHRPTWPPTPDRDENASKE
- a CDS encoding helix-turn-helix domain-containing protein gives rise to the protein MTELDIAEVAHRAGVPASTLRYYEEKGLISPVGRRGLRRQYDPGVLERLALIALGRTAGFSLDEIAGMFAPDGQPRIDRQLLVARADELDRTIHELGVLRDSLRHAAACPAPSHAECSTFRRLLRAAAAGTVGPARKRAPQPP
- a CDS encoding peptidase inhibitor family I36 protein translates to MRKRVLSALAGAAALAGVMSIAPTASAEANPPGCPKGYFCAYSEPDQRGTLLMKTAGDWSGEIHSVGSVFNNGYVYPGGDHIDLVYGYTTSVRRICLHYNPGPGEYKANIIYATIGSVKWRGEC
- a CDS encoding class I SAM-dependent methyltransferase; amino-acid sequence: MDITRRNDDEQAARWNGPAGHAWVESQAVLDELFRPFEDLLVEAVVAEHGSQVLDVGCGTGSTTLAVARRTGARGRCVGVDVSEPMVTAARARADREGAQASFVLADAEDHAFEPASFDMVISRFGVMFFKDSVRAFANLRRAARDGAKLRFITWRAPAENPFMTTAERAAAPFMPSLPARRPDEPGQFAFADPDRVRGILEESGWTGGDLRPVDVPCVLPESELVRYFTRLGPLGLVLREADESTRERVVATVRAAFDPYVHGAEVRFTAACWTVGAQA